One segment of Falco rusticolus isolate bFalRus1 chromosome 3, bFalRus1.pri, whole genome shotgun sequence DNA contains the following:
- the LOC119144414 gene encoding tubulin beta-1 chain, producing MREIVHIQAGQCGNQIGAKFWEVISDEHGIDPTGSYHGDSDLQLERINVYYNEAAGNKYVPRAILVDLEPGTMDSVRSGPFGQIFRPDNFVFGQSGAGNNWAKGHYTEGAELVDSVLDVVRKESESCDCLQGFQLTHSLGGGTGSGMGTLLISKIREEYPDRIMNTFSVMPSPKVSDTVVEPYNATLSVHQLVENTDETYCIDNEALYDICFRTLKLTTPTYGDLNHLVSATMSGVTTCLRFPGQLNADLRKLAVNMVPFPRLHFFMPGFAPLTSRGSQQYRALTVPELTQQMFDSKNMMAACDPRHGRYLTVAAIFRGRMSMKEVDEQMLNVQNKNSSYFVEWIPNNVKTAVCDIPPRGLKMSATFIGNSTAIQELFKRISEQFTAMFRRKAFLHWYTGEGMDEMEFTEAESNMNDLVSEYQQYQDATADEQGEYEEEGEEDEA from the exons ATGCGTGAGATCGTGCACATCCAGGCCGGGCAGTGCGGCAACCAGATCGGCGCCAAG TTCTGGGAGGTCATCAGTGATGAGCATGGCATTGATCCCACTGGCAGCTACCACGGGGACAGTgacctgcagctggagaggaTCAACGTCTACTACAACGAAGCTGCTG GTAACAAGTATGTCCCACGTGCCATCCTGGTGGACCTGGAGCCTGGCACGATGGACTCTGTGCGCTCCGGCCCCTTTGGACAGATCTTCCGTCCCGACAACTTTGTCTTTG GTCAGAGTGGGGCTGGCAACAACTGGGCCAAGGGGCACTACACGGAAGGTGCTGAGCTGGTGGACTCTGTCCTGGATGTGGTGAGGAAGGAGTCGGAGAGCTGCGACTGCCTGCAGGGCTTCCAGCTGACCCACTCGCTGGGTGGTGGCACGGGCTCTGGGATGGGCACCCTCCTCATCAGCAAGATCCGGGAGGAGTACCCCGACCGCATCATGAACACCTTCAGCGTCATGCCTTCCCCCAAGGTGTCGGACACGGTGGTGGAGCCCTACAATGCCACCCTCTCTGTGCACCAGCTGGTGGAGAACACGGATGAGACCTACTGCATTGACAACGAGGCCCTGTATGACATTTGCTTCCGCACCCTGAAGCTGACCACTCCCACGTACGGGGACCTCAACCACCTGGTGTCGGCCACCATGAGCGGTGTGACCACCTGCCTTCGCTTCCCCGGCCAGCTGAATGCCGACCTGCGCAAGCTGGCGGTCAACATGGTGCCTTTCCCCCGGCTGCACTTCTTCATGCCGGGCTTTGCCCCTCTGACCAGCCGCGGCAGCCAGCAGTACCGAGCCCTGACGGTGCCCGAGCTGACGCAGCAGATGTTCGACTCCAAGAACATGATGGCCGCCTGCGACCCCCGCCACGGCCGCTACCTGACGGTGGCCGCCATCTTCCGTGGCCGCATGTCCATGAAGGAGGTGGACGAGCAGATGCTCAATGTGCAGAACAAGAACAGCAGCTACTTTGTGGAGTGGATCCCCAACAACGTGAAGACGGCAGTCTGCGACATCCCCCCACGTGGCCTCAAGATGTCTGCCACCTTCATTGGCAACAGCACGGCTATTCAGGAGCTCTTCAAGAGGATCTCGGAGCAGTTCACGGCCATGTTCCGGCGCAAGGCTTTCTTGCACTGGTACACCGGCGAGGGCATGGATGAAATGGAGTTTACGGAGGCAGAGAGCAACATGAATGACCTCGTCTCCGAATACCAGCAATACCAGGATGCCACTGCTGATGAGCAGGGGGAATAtgaagaggaaggggaggaggatgaggcGTAA